The Phalacrocorax carbo unplaced genomic scaffold, bPhaCar2.1 SCAFFOLD_201, whole genome shotgun sequence genomic sequence GttggggccccccccccccccgccccacggagcccgggggggacccccctgcccAACCCCGGCGCCTTCGAGGAGTGTCACCGCCGCTGCAAGGGTGAGTCTGGGGGGGCACCCCCAAATCTGACCCCCAagggcaccccacagccccactgggccccccccacatcccccctgagccccccaagTCACTGTGGGACCCTCCACAGCCCCATgggcccccccaaatccccactgggccccccacatccccccccgagccccccaaGTCACTGTGAgaccccccacatccccatgagcccccccacatccccctcaGGCCCCCCAAGGCACTGTGGGACCCCCCAATCCCCCATGGGAACCCCCAAATCTCCACTGggccccccatatcccccccgagccccccaaGTCACCGTGGGGCCCCCCAACCCTCCATGTgccccccccacatccccactgGGCCCCCCCATATCCACCCCAAGCCCCCCAAGTCACTGTGAgaccccccacatccccatgagccccccaaatccccactgggccccccacatcccccccgagccccccaaGTCACTGTGAgaccccccacatccccatgagcccccccaaatccccactgggccccccacatcccccccgagccccccaaGTCACTGTGAgaccccccacatccccatgagcccccccacatccccctcaGGCCCCCCAAGGCACTGTGGGACCCCCCAATCCCCCATGGGAACCCCCAAATCTCCACTGggccccccatatcccccccgagccccccaaGTCACCGTGGGGCCCCCAACCCTCCATGTgccccccccacatccccactgggcccccccacatcccccccgagccccccgagtCACTGTGAgaccccccacatcccccccaggcaccccaaaTCACTGTGGGACCCCCCAATCCCCCATGGGAACCCCCAAATCTCCACTGggcccccccacagcccccccgggccccccaaGTCACTGTGGGACCCCCCAACCCTCCATgtgccccccccatcccccccgagccccccaaATCACTGTGGGGCCCCCCACATGCCCACAgggccccccatcccccccatgcacccccaaatccccccagtcccccccaatatccccccatatccccccccttcacccccccagcatccccctgcaccccaaaaccacGGTTCCCCCTaaacccagggaccccccagagccccccagatcccccctgcaccccaaaaccagGGTCCCCCATCACCCCAAAtccacccccacaccccaaaacCAGGGTCCCCCCTAAAcccggggacccccagagccccccaaatccccccccacaccccaaaaaccagccccccccccccatctggGTGTCCCCCatcaccccacatcccccccccgcaccccaaaacCAGGGTCCCCCCTAAACCCAgagccccccaaatccccccctgCACCCTAAAACCAGGGTCCCCCCTAAACCCggggacccccaaatccccccccacaccccaaaacCAGGGTCCCCCTAAACCCAGGgccccccccagagccccccagatccccccccacaccccaaaacTGGGTTCCCTCCCCATCTGGgtctccccccaacccccccgcaccccaaaacCGCGGTACCCCCCCCCAaattatttgggggggggggtggggtgtcccccccagccccccacattctccccccgctgccccccaccccagagctCTTCCCCGTCCAAATGGAGGGCGTCAAGCTGACGGTGAACAAGGGGCTCAGCAACCActtccaggtgggttttgggggtgcaaagtgtgtggggggggggagtattggggtgcccccccagcaccccaaaatccccccacgcccccccccccccaggtgaACCACACAGTCGCCCTCAGCACCCTCGGGGAGTCCAACTACCATTTCGGGGCGACCTACGTCGGCACgaagcaactcagccccacggAGGTGAGTTTGgggggtgcccccaccccccttttttgttctcctggggggggggccccccaaaaacgtgtgtccccccccccccaaggcgTTCCCGGTGCTGGTGGGGGACATGGACAACAGCGGGAGCCTCAACGCCCAGGTCATCCATCAGCTGACGACGCGCCTCCGCTCCAAAGTGGCCTTCCAGGTACAGTtggggggcccccccccccccaaaaaggggtcCCCCCCCGATAAAGGAGGGTCCCCCCAAAAAATGGAGGGATTTGTGGGCACGGGGGGGTCTTTAAAAAGAGGGGGGAGAGGCTTAAATGGGGATTTCTGccctgggaaagggagggggtCAGGAAAggggggttcccccccccacAAAGAAAAGGGGGatcaccccccccaaaaaaaggggagcccccccaaaaagg encodes the following:
- the LOC135311471 gene encoding LOW QUALITY PROTEIN: mitochondrial import receptor subunit TOM40 homolog (The sequence of the model RefSeq protein was modified relative to this genomic sequence to represent the inferred CDS: inserted 2 bases in 1 codon) — translated: MGNILAAGSPPSPPXPPPLPPLLPVPPGFGGPPPRQWVGAPPPPAPRSPGGTPLPNPGAFEECHRRCKELFPVQMEGVKLTVNKGLSNHFQVNHTVALSTLGESNYHFGATYVGTKQLSPTEAFPVLVGDMDNSGSLNAQVIHQLTTRLRSKVAFQVQLGGPPPPKKGSPPDKGGSPQKMEGF